In the Nitrospirota bacterium genome, GGTCACCTGAGAGATCGCCTGCCGCCACGCACGAGAATACGATCTCTCAGCCGGGCTTCTTCGTCGCAAACACCGTGGCGTCGCAGGCCAGATACTTGATCTGCTTCATGGGAATGATGAGCACTTCCTTCGCTGAATCGACCTCTAACACTTCCATATCGTCACTGATGGTATGACGAATCGCATCCTTCACCAGCAACTCCTGATTGTCGACAAACACAATTTTCACCCAATATTGCACAGTACGGCTCCTTCGTTACGAGGTCACTCCAATTCTACCGAACGTATCGCTACCGGCTCCACCGAGGAGAGCAATGTTCTTCGAACAGTCCCCGCTCCAGCACAGCTAACCCTGCGATTGTCGTGAGCCATATATGAAAGTGAGGTCAACGCAGGCAGGACCTGCGCTGATCAACGCGATTCTCTTGGGCGATTATACTGATCGCCTTGCCAGCGGGCAACTTGCACGTACCGACAGTCATCACGTGAAGAACTGAACTGAACTGAACTGATCGCTCATGCTGAGGATATCCACGCTATGCGAGCGGGAGGACCATCCAAACCATCTCGCCCATTTCTTCATCATTCTACTCAGGCAAGCGATCGTGGGACAAGATGCACAGCACCAGCCTTGATCGCCGCGATGACGGAGGCGCCAGACACCAGGCGCAAGTCCTCTACCGCCCCGCGCGTGATGGTTGCCGTGAGGGGGAAACCACAGTCGATCGTGACCTGCACCATCACGCCTTGCGGGGCAATATCGGTCACACGCCCCAGGAGATGATTACGGGCACTGGTCATCCCGCTCCCCGCAGGCTCCACCACCACATCTTCGGCACGGATACAGACATAGACGGTTGCACCGATGGCATTACTACTCAGACCTTTCAGCCTCGTTCCGTTGACAGCCACCGTGGATAACCCGTCCGCCTGTTCGATCACCTCGCCTTGTACGACCGTCTCCACACCGACGATGCGCGCCACCTCCGCATTGGCCGGACGACTGAATACCTCATGAGGCTTCCCGACTTGATGGACCAGCCCCTTACCCATCACCGCCATCACATCGCCCAACGTGAGCGCCTCCGACCAGTCGTGGGTCACAATGATCGAGGGCAGCGCTAATTGTTTCAGCAAGCTTCTAAGTTCCCCTCTCAGTTGAAGTCGGGTTGGCGCATCCAATGCCGACAAGGGTTCGTCGAGCAAGAGCAGTTGCGGCCTCGGCGCGACTGCTCTTGCCAACGCGACCCGCTGCTGTTGGCCACCGGACAATTCTCGCGGTTTCGCCGCTTCCAACCCCTGCAACTGGAACAATTCCACCACCTCCGCAACTCTCTTGTTCCTCTCAGGGGAGGAGAAGGCCCCCAACCCATACGCAATATTTCCTGCCACGGAGTAGGTGGGGAAGAGCGCATAGTCTTGCGGCATGTACCCAATCTGTCGATCTTGCGGCGAGACCCTGATTCCCGATTTTGTATCTAACCAGGTCCGCGACAAAAACTGGATTCTCCCCTCTTCCGGCCATTCGAGTCCCGCAACGGACCGGAGAATGGTCGTTTTGCCTGACCCCGACGGACCGAACAGGATCAAGACGGTCGAGGCCTCGATCTCGTAGCGGAGATGGGCCTGAATAGGCGCCCGCCCGGAAAATGTCTTGGTCATGTCGATGGTCATTTCTGCGGCCATACTGCCCACACCTTTCGATTCATCGCATAGACCAGGAGCAACACCCCATAGGAAACCGCGAGCAGCAACAGCGCCGTCTTGGCGGCTCCAGCGTAATTGAGCGCTTGTACTTCATCGTAAATATCGATCGAAACCGTTCGCGTTTCACCCTCAATGTTGCCCCCCACCATCAACACGACACCGAATTCTCCCAATGTATGAGCGAAACTCAATACCGCGCCGGTGACAAGTCCTGCCATGGAGAGCGGGACAATGAGCTTAAAGAACGTGGCGACTTTGGACACACCCAACGTCCAGGAGGCTTCGATCAAGCGGCGATCGACTTGCTCAAAGGCAGCAGCAAATGGTTGGACGGCAAACGGCAAACTGTAGAGGATCGACGCAAGGAGCAGACCTTCGAAGCTAAAGGGAAGCGGGTGCCCGACGAGATCGCTGTAGAATCGACCGACCGGGCTGTGGGGACCGATGGCGACCAGAATATAAAAACCCAATACCGTCGGAGGAAGCACGAGCGGCAGCGCGACCACCGACTCGACAATGAATTTCCAGCGCCACTTTGAAAAGGTAAGCCAATAGGCGATGGGCAATCCGACCACCAGCAAAACGCCGGACGTCAAGCCGGCCAATTTGAATGTGACCCAGATGGCTGTCCAATTCACAAGACTGCCTGCAATCCTTTCACGAGCGCCACCTCACCCACCTTTGCATCGAAACTGTATTCCCCAACGCCGGCCACTGACTTCCCCTTCTGCGCCTTCGACACTGGACATGCTGCCGTATCCCTGCACTTCCCCATCTTTGAGAACGGTATAGCCGGAGGGACATTTCTTTTCGATGAGCTTCAACGCGTCTCTTCGATGCGGTGATCCCATCGGACCGCCCCGGTCTTCCTTGAACAGGTATGTCACGACTCCGCCGGTATCGGTTTCATGCGTGAGCAACACCGCCTCGGAACAGCCGAAACTGGTAACCAGCAGGGCCAACCAGATCACCTTCATCCATGGCTTAACTGGGTAGCGTAAACCCATAGCGCTTCATGACCTCCTGTCCGTGAGGGCCTTTGATGAATTCAAGAAACTGTTTCGCGCCTTCTGGGTTTTTTGACTGCTTCAAGATCACGGCTCCTTGTTCCAGAGGTGGATGCGCAACCGCCGGAACCTCCCAGTATGTCCCTCGCGTTTGCATCGTCGGCGCAAGTGCCAGGGACAGCGCGATAATCCCGATGTCGCAGGCGCCGGATTCGATGAACTGCGCCGCTTGCGAGATGTTCTCTCCAAGAATGAGCCTGTCTTTGACCTGGTCATAAACCTTGAAGTGTTCCATCGCAGCAACCGCGGCACGTCCATAGGGGGCATGTTTGGGATTGGCAATGGCGATCTTCTTGATCGTCGGATCACGCAAGACTTCCAGCCCCTTGGAAAGATCCAGGCGCAACCCATTGCCGGACCACAATACGATTCGCCCAACCGCGTAGGGGTAGAGCGAGCCAGGTAAGGTGAGACCTGCCTCTTCCAGTTTCTTGGGGTAGCCGATGTCGGCTGAAAAGTAGAGGTCGAACGGCGCGCCATTCTGAATTTGCGCATAGAAATTGCCCGAGGATCCGAGCGTCAGCTTCACATGGTTGCCGGTCGTCTGTTCGAATTCAGTCACGATTTCTTTAAAGGCAAAACTCAAATCTGACGCCGCGGCAATAATGACCTCCGCTGCAGACACGCTCGGAGCAAGGCAGGCCAACAGTAGACCACAGGCCAGAAACATCGACAGGCAATATTTCAATTTCATCACCACCTCATTCCACTGATGCGTTGAACGATTAGAAAAATATTTGATACTGCAACCGGATCGCATTTTCGATCAGCGTCCCTGCATGCGCATCCAGGGGCACGGAACCGGACGGACAGTTGGCCGGGCAAGCCCCTGTCGCCGGCAACGGGGCGCTCCGCCCGATCGCAAAACCACCCTGGCCCATGGCGATATTGCTATAGGTCAGCATGATTTGATGGTCATAGGTCCCACTGAGGAACCAATTCAGCGAGAAGTCGACTTCCTTAATCAAATCGCCTCCCGAATTGGTATCGGGATCCCACCAGGCATAGCGGGCGGCAAATTCCAGTTTTCGTGGAATCAGGTAATAACCGGATTGAACGTACCAGCCTGTCGTGTTGCCAAACTGCCCAGGAGCATAGGTGGTACAAGGGCCACCGACTCCATTCGTCACCATACAAGGGAGGCCCTTGGTATGCCGTGTCACGTTCCTGAACCAATATTCCGCTTGCAAGGAAAAGCCACGATACTTGAAGGCATAATCCAGCGTCCAGGTTGAAAAGTCGACCACGCCCTGTCCGAGAATACGTGCGTTCCCGTTTTGAGCCAGTGCGCGGCGAACGGTTAAATTTGCCAGATCGATCCCCACAAACGCATTACCTGTACTGGTATCGATCGCCGGATTATAGGCATACCCTCCACCGACAGCCATCTGCGGAGTCTCCGAATAGGCCAAATCGCCTTCACCGTAACCTGCCCGGCCCAGGATATTCGCCTGGAGTCTCGCCACGTACATCAACTGATTAACATTGCTTCGAACATTTGCGTTGAGGCTGCGCTGATTGACGGGGCATCCTGCTGGTGACGGAAAGGGATTCCCGCCCGTTTGTCCGCCCGGGCAGCCGACGGTCGGCTCTTCGCTCGTAAATTGCGCGAAGCGGTTTACCAACGGGCCGGCACCATTAAACACGCCGAAGTAATAATTGACCGGATACACTTCTTCGTCGTTCATAATCGTGATGCCCACATCTCGACGATTGATGCCGTTCGCCGTAAAGGCATCCATTGCGAGAGCGCGGCTCGCAAACTGCATCGAAGCCGTCGAATTGATCTGCGACCGATTGAAGTAGACCTTGTACTGGCCGAGTTGCACGTTCAACCAGGGGATATGGGTGCTGGTCACATTCATATCGAACACAGAAAGAGCTCCCGGCGCCTGGGCGTTCTCCGAAGTCTCGCCGGCAAGTTGGATGTAATATTTGAAATCCGGGCTAAAGAGGTGCCCCATGAAATAGAGCCGCGCAGTCCTCAAATTAAATGAGGATGCGTCACCGATAGAGCGATTGGCCCGGTAATCGCCGAACACACCGAGCAGTTCCGGAAAGTTTTTTGAATCGCCGGACTCGCGGTAGGCCTCATTTCTGGAGCGCTGTGTGAACCGCGTCGCGAACCGTGCCCGTATCTTCAAGAGAAAGGCATTGTCGTTCATGGAAAAGTTAAAGCCCCGGTCATACCAGGCCTTGAAGCTCGGCTGGAGCAGATAGATTCGCTCCTGCGACTCTCTGACGACCGCGTCATATTCTTCCTGCGTGATGGTGCCCTGTTTGACGGCTCGCTCCAGGAGCAGTTTGGTCGCCGGATCCATACTCTCGACAAAGACATACTTCCCATCCTTCTCCACCAGTTTTCCCGCATCAGCCGCGAAGACCGGGAGTGGCCCGAACCACGCAAGGCAAACCAACCACAGAGCGAATCCGACAATCTTGCTCCACCGTGGTACAGCAACTGAGGCAACAGATGATCCCCCGATGCCTCTGAATGACTGCCACATGTCACCACTCTTCATAAATCCCTCGTCCACAAGTACGTTTAACGCCTAAGAATGAGCGTCACCAAAATAGAGGCTCATGCGAATGGGTGATTAAGGCGACGAGGCTGTTTTCAGGAACTCCCGAAAATCCACTCCTCGCCGGTCGGTCGTCTTGGGGTCGTGCACATAGAATCGACCAGGCTCGAAATACAGGAGGTAGGTGTTCGCCGGAGTCCAGGGGGTTGGATAGTTGTAATCGTAGGGATCGGACTTCGTGACCGGCTGCTGAACATGAAAGTAATCAATGGTCAGATGGAGCAGGCGATCCTGTATGGCCACCCATCCGCCCGTGACATCGCGCCGGTACCGGGGGTTCATACCAGGAGCAAAGAGTTCGAAGTAGACCCGCTCTTCGGGCCCCACCTTCTGCAGGGCAGCGGCAAGTTGCGGGGCCAACAGCTGTAATTCGTCTTCCCTGAATAATTTCTTTGGTGGATCCTCTTCGGCATACCAGCGAAGCGGCAGACGCTGCTGTTCACGCAGAGAAAACCCGCGGAAAATGGCGACAATCTGTTCAGGGGCAATCTGGACTGGATGCCGATATCCTGCCGACGTGACTTCCCGCTGCAGCAGCACGGCGACCCGTTGATCCTCATGCACCACCGTCGTGGTGTAGGGAATGCGGGCACAACCTGAACCAATCACAACGAGAAGGGCAACCACCATGGCTGCCGACTGCCTCCGGACATACATGCCGAACCTCCTACCGATTTACGCCACCACGATACAAAAATGATTGACTGGTATTCTTGACGTATGGAGCAAAAAAATATTGCGCCCGTTACTTCCCTTATTTATTTGGGCAACCCATAACCCAAGCCTTTCAAGATGCTTCGGGCTTCCGGAGACTGGGAAAACGCGAGGAACTCTTCGCACAGTGGACGATTGGGGCAGTACCGCTCCATCGCCAGAGAATGGACGATCGGACGGATGGCCTGCTCAGGCGCCACGGCGACGATGCGAACTCGCTCCCTCTTCTCATAGGCATCCGGGCCGAAGACAATGCCGACATCCGCTTGTCCGTTGAGGACGTGATCCAACACACCCCGCGAATCCGTCGCTACATCCAACCGGCCTTTCATAGGCTCCGCAATTCCCAAGGCATTAAAAAGTTCGTGAGTCTTCTGTCCAACCACGGTCAGCAACGGATCTGCGACAGCTACTCGTATCCGAGTATCCTGAGCAAGAGCCTCGAACGACGGCGGCGCATCGACAAGCGATTCAGGCACGACCATCACGAGCGAGACCGTCGCGTATGGCCGGCGCGTCTGTGGCAGCACATAATATTTCTGCTCCATGCGAGTGATCAGCTCATCGCCACCCGGTGCAATGATGTGAATGGGGCCGGACCCAATGAAATATCGTCCCGAGGGATGATTCTCCATCGCGGCGATTGTGCGACGCAGATCCAAGCCAGAATCGAAATAGAGTCGTACCTTCACATTCTGATGAACCGCCTCAAAGGCCCTGGCAAGGGCTTCAAGCGGCGGGGCCAGACTCGGAGAGGCGGCGATGACTAGGGGTTCCAACGCCAATGCCCCCTGTGCCAGGGCACCATTGAAAATGATCCAACACAACAAAGGTCGGCACATACGCATCGCGATTATCTTGAGTCGAGGATCAATCATGTTTGCAGTGCGTGAACCTTTCCGGTTTCCCTCGTGTCGTATCCACCCAGCGCTTCGATTTCGTTCCGAAATGGCCGGCTGGCGATGGTCTCAAACAGATGGGCCAGCGTTGGATGAGACTTGAGATAGGCTTTGGGAACCACGAGGTCGTAGCGCGCGGCTTGAAGTGGCACAAAATCGAGGCCAAAAAGTTGTGCGGCAGACCGGATCCCGATCCCGACGTCAGCCTGCTGGCCGGCGATGGCCCGGGCAACTTCAAAGTGAGACGATACCCTGCTCTCGTACCCGCGTATCTGCGTTGGATCGATCCCCGCCGCGCGTAGCCGTTGATCGAGCATGAGCCTGGCTCCCGCCCCCTCTTCTCGATTCACGAGGGTCACCAGAGGGTCCACCAAGTCAGCGGCAGCACGGATGGACTTGGGATTGCCAGGACGGACGAGGAAGCCCTCTTCCCAGGTTGCGAAGGTGACGACATCGTAATTTGTACCCTTCAGCGCCTGTCGGAGGAACGGCAGATTGGATTCCCCGGTCGTCGGATCGAGGAGATGAAGACCGGCTACGTGCACCTCGCCCTCCTGCAAGGCTCGCAGGGCCGCCATACTCCCCATGGTCCAACCCACGACGGAGGTAAGATCCTTTCCCCGCCGCAAATGCGCGCCGGCAAGAAAGATCGCAGGATCACAGCCAGCGACAGAAATCTCCTGTTCGATCGCCTGACGATCGCGTGACAAGTTCACTCGCACCATTGAGCCCGACGTCTGCCCATGCACATCCGCTGCATATCCATCGGCAGGCACACTATAGGAAAGAACGTCGCCCAATTCCGTGACAGGGCGCACAACCATGCGAGTTCCTACCCTCGCGACCTTCACGCGAACCGTCGAGACCTTTTCATCGGGCTGGGGAAAATGACCGATCAGCTTCCCTTCAATAACATCCTGCGCCTCCACAAGACTGAAGAGATCTTCCACTCGACAGCCCAATGCCGCTGCCAGGCGAAGCGCAACCGCCGTGGTGGGCAGATAAAGATGGGACTCGATGGCAGAAACGGCCTGCCTGGTGATCCCGGATTTTCCGGCAAGTTCACCTTGCGAAAAGCTCCGTGAGACACGGATATCTTTTAGATGATTCGCGAAATGTTCGATTGATTCGGCTCGATGTGCCTGCGCCATAGTGGCAGGCTTATAGCAATCATAGATTACTAATAGCAAGTATAAAATGTATCATAATTGATATTTATTGATTTTTTTATTCAAAATAACCAATTCGAATCAATAGCCATTGCAGAGTATTCCTCCCGCATATGCCTATACATAATATATTGTTGACAATTTAGATTCATTTAGTTTATACTATACATATCATTCATGACCGGAATAATAGGAATTGACATGCGCCTTACATTATTTCACCAGCTTCAATACCGGAACATCTTCCTAACATCGCTCGCGTTCCTCTTCTTCACGGCGACCGCCATCCCTTCACAGTCTTCTGCGCTAGA is a window encoding:
- a CDS encoding ABC transporter ATP-binding protein → MAAEMTIDMTKTFSGRAPIQAHLRYEIEASTVLILFGPSGSGKTTILRSVAGLEWPEEGRIQFLSRTWLDTKSGIRVSPQDRQIGYMPQDYALFPTYSVAGNIAYGLGAFSSPERNKRVAEVVELFQLQGLEAAKPRELSGGQQQRVALARAVAPRPQLLLLDEPLSALDAPTRLQLRGELRSLLKQLALPSIIVTHDWSEALTLGDVMAVMGKGLVHQVGKPHEVFSRPANAEVARIVGVETVVQGEVIEQADGLSTVAVNGTRLKGLSSNAIGATVYVCIRAEDVVVEPAGSGMTSARNHLLGRVTDIAPQGVMVQVTIDCGFPLTATITRGAVEDLRLVSGASVIAAIKAGAVHLVPRSLA
- a CDS encoding substrate-binding domain-containing protein — protein: MAQAHRAESIEHFANHLKDIRVSRSFSQGELAGKSGITRQAVSAIESHLYLPTTAVALRLAAALGCRVEDLFSLVEAQDVIEGKLIGHFPQPDEKVSTVRVKVARVGTRMVVRPVTELGDVLSYSVPADGYAADVHGQTSGSMVRVNLSRDRQAIEQEISVAGCDPAIFLAGAHLRRGKDLTSVVGWTMGSMAALRALQEGEVHVAGLHLLDPTTGESNLPFLRQALKGTNYDVVTFATWEEGFLVRPGNPKSIRAAADLVDPLVTLVNREEGAGARLMLDQRLRAAGIDPTQIRGYESRVSSHFEVARAIAGQQADVGIGIRSAAQLFGLDFVPLQAARYDLVVPKAYLKSHPTLAHLFETIASRPFRNEIEALGGYDTRETGKVHALQT
- the modA gene encoding molybdate ABC transporter substrate-binding protein, whose protein sequence is MKLKYCLSMFLACGLLLACLAPSVSAAEVIIAAASDLSFAFKEIVTEFEQTTGNHVKLTLGSSGNFYAQIQNGAPFDLYFSADIGYPKKLEEAGLTLPGSLYPYAVGRIVLWSGNGLRLDLSKGLEVLRDPTIKKIAIANPKHAPYGRAAVAAMEHFKVYDQVKDRLILGENISQAAQFIESGACDIGIIALSLALAPTMQTRGTYWEVPAVAHPPLEQGAVILKQSKNPEGAKQFLEFIKGPHGQEVMKRYGFTLPS
- a CDS encoding porin; translation: MWQSFRGIGGSSVASVAVPRWSKIVGFALWLVCLAWFGPLPVFAADAGKLVEKDGKYVFVESMDPATKLLLERAVKQGTITQEEYDAVVRESQERIYLLQPSFKAWYDRGFNFSMNDNAFLLKIRARFATRFTQRSRNEAYRESGDSKNFPELLGVFGDYRANRSIGDASSFNLRTARLYFMGHLFSPDFKYYIQLAGETSENAQAPGALSVFDMNVTSTHIPWLNVQLGQYKVYFNRSQINSTASMQFASRALAMDAFTANGINRRDVGITIMNDEEVYPVNYYFGVFNGAGPLVNRFAQFTSEEPTVGCPGGQTGGNPFPSPAGCPVNQRSLNANVRSNVNQLMYVARLQANILGRAGYGEGDLAYSETPQMAVGGGYAYNPAIDTSTGNAFVGIDLANLTVRRALAQNGNARILGQGVVDFSTWTLDYAFKYRGFSLQAEYWFRNVTRHTKGLPCMVTNGVGGPCTTYAPGQFGNTTGWYVQSGYYLIPRKLEFAARYAWWDPDTNSGGDLIKEVDFSLNWFLSGTYDHQIMLTYSNIAMGQGGFAIGRSAPLPATGACPANCPSGSVPLDAHAGTLIENAIRLQYQIFF
- the modA gene encoding molybdate ABC transporter substrate-binding protein; the encoded protein is MRMCRPLLCWIIFNGALAQGALALEPLVIAASPSLAPPLEALARAFEAVHQNVKVRLYFDSGLDLRRTIAAMENHPSGRYFIGSGPIHIIAPGGDELITRMEQKYYVLPQTRRPYATVSLVMVVPESLVDAPPSFEALAQDTRIRVAVADPLLTVVGQKTHELFNALGIAEPMKGRLDVATDSRGVLDHVLNGQADVGIVFGPDAYEKRERVRIVAVAPEQAIRPIVHSLAMERYCPNRPLCEEFLAFSQSPEARSILKGLGYGLPK
- the modB gene encoding molybdate ABC transporter permease subunit, with product MNWTAIWVTFKLAGLTSGVLLVVGLPIAYWLTFSKWRWKFIVESVVALPLVLPPTVLGFYILVAIGPHSPVGRFYSDLVGHPLPFSFEGLLLASILYSLPFAVQPFAAAFEQVDRRLIEASWTLGVSKVATFFKLIVPLSMAGLVTGAVLSFAHTLGEFGVVLMVGGNIEGETRTVSIDIYDEVQALNYAGAAKTALLLLAVSYGVLLLVYAMNRKVWAVWPQK